From one Catenuloplanes nepalensis genomic stretch:
- a CDS encoding glycosyltransferase family 2 protein, translated as MSPSVNSDAVSPVTVVIPCHTELRWTSLLHAVESAKAQDPAPAEIVVVVDHNAALYDKVRHELDGVTVLANRFRRGAAGARNTGAFHAITPLVAFLDDDVRAHHGWLAGLLAPFADPAVVGTGGAVLPAWSGRRPAWFPDEFLWTVGASHPGMPAAPAPEVWCAGMAVRRDTFLTVGGFREFYGRVTDRVRARDAELCRRMSEAGGVWLFVPDSRVHHPVGPERMTFRHFLGRCFHEGRIVATAGGGPMRAALPGALSRHLRSALRGGGSGALRRAGAVAAGATAAAAGGVLELTTRPPTPQPVPVQTKKIAAGVRR; from the coding sequence ATGTCACCCTCGGTGAACTCCGACGCCGTCTCCCCGGTAACCGTGGTCATCCCCTGCCACACCGAGCTCCGCTGGACCTCACTGCTGCACGCGGTCGAGTCCGCCAAGGCCCAGGACCCGGCGCCGGCCGAGATCGTGGTGGTGGTCGACCACAACGCCGCGCTCTACGACAAGGTCCGGCACGAGTTGGACGGTGTGACCGTGCTGGCCAACCGATTCCGCCGGGGCGCGGCCGGTGCCCGCAACACCGGCGCGTTCCACGCGATCACCCCGCTGGTCGCGTTCCTCGACGACGACGTGCGTGCGCACCACGGCTGGCTGGCCGGCCTGCTCGCGCCGTTCGCGGACCCGGCCGTGGTCGGCACCGGCGGCGCGGTCCTGCCCGCTTGGAGCGGCCGCCGCCCCGCGTGGTTCCCGGACGAGTTCCTCTGGACCGTCGGCGCCAGCCACCCCGGCATGCCCGCCGCGCCCGCGCCGGAGGTCTGGTGCGCCGGCATGGCCGTGCGCCGCGACACGTTCCTGACCGTGGGCGGCTTCCGGGAGTTCTACGGCCGGGTCACCGACCGGGTCCGCGCCCGCGACGCCGAGCTGTGCCGGCGGATGAGCGAGGCCGGCGGCGTCTGGCTGTTCGTGCCGGACTCGCGCGTCCACCACCCGGTCGGGCCGGAACGGATGACGTTCCGCCACTTCCTGGGCCGCTGCTTCCACGAGGGCCGGATCGTCGCCACGGCCGGCGGCGGGCCGATGCGGGCCGCGCTGCCCGGCGCGCTCTCCCGGCACCTGCGGTCGGCGCTGCGCGGCGGCGGCTCCGGTGCGCTGCGCCGGGCCGGTGCGGTCGCCGCGGGCGCCACCGCCGCCGCGGCCGGTGGCGTGCTGGAGCTGACCACGCGCCCGCCCACGCCCCAGCCGGTGCCGGTCCAGACCAAGAAGATCGCGGCGGGGGTACGGCGATGA
- a CDS encoding glycosyltransferase family 2 protein: protein MDHAIRQILRPVRLTRAALVRDVELYDPLPAVPAIDADGRRVAHAWLLIRAFTEPVGALLLDVPDGGLTPEAVADAIDTRLGAAVRSRLTAAGIDGDGPLPLGGAVPAAVPAYLSDRVSLLADAPALTVVICTRDRPDALSRCLDGLLAQEYPRFRILVVDSAPETRETAEVVLDAARAAESPGRITVDYLREETPGLSHARNRAVAAAPGETLAFIDDDAVPDVHWLAEIARALALHPDADVITGAVVPAELETDAQLWAQRMSDPSFVPERFGPATERRRHPLAAVPPAGSGTNMVFRPHVIERIGGWDVALGAGTPARRAAETLAFAQVRLHGGTIAYEPSVLVRARHHRDLDGLREQLAGHGTGVAAVYTALVMADPLLALPVLGQVRRSLRGPALPTDAPAALRGAHRAGVLAGPRAYLTGLRDERRRRLAERTYPAVP from the coding sequence ATGGACCACGCGATCCGCCAGATCCTCCGCCCGGTCCGGCTCACCCGGGCCGCGCTGGTCCGCGACGTCGAGCTCTACGACCCGCTCCCGGCCGTCCCCGCGATCGACGCGGACGGCCGCCGGGTCGCGCACGCCTGGCTGCTGATCCGCGCGTTCACCGAGCCGGTCGGCGCGCTGCTGCTGGACGTGCCGGACGGCGGGCTCACGCCGGAGGCGGTCGCGGACGCGATCGACACCCGGCTCGGCGCCGCGGTCCGGTCGCGGCTGACCGCGGCCGGGATCGACGGAGACGGGCCGCTGCCGCTCGGCGGTGCGGTGCCGGCGGCCGTACCCGCGTATCTGTCCGATCGGGTCTCGCTGCTGGCGGACGCGCCCGCGCTGACCGTGGTGATCTGCACCCGGGACCGGCCGGACGCGCTGTCCCGCTGCCTGGACGGGCTGCTCGCGCAGGAGTACCCGCGCTTCCGGATCCTGGTCGTGGACAGCGCGCCGGAGACCCGGGAGACCGCCGAGGTGGTGCTGGACGCCGCGCGCGCGGCCGAGTCGCCGGGCCGGATCACCGTGGACTACCTGCGCGAGGAGACGCCGGGCCTGTCGCACGCGCGGAACCGGGCCGTGGCCGCGGCGCCGGGCGAGACGCTCGCGTTCATCGACGACGACGCGGTCCCGGACGTGCACTGGCTGGCCGAGATCGCCCGCGCGCTCGCGCTGCACCCGGACGCGGACGTGATCACCGGCGCGGTCGTGCCCGCGGAGCTGGAGACGGACGCGCAGCTGTGGGCGCAGCGGATGAGCGACCCGTCGTTCGTCCCGGAGCGGTTCGGGCCCGCGACCGAGCGCCGGCGGCATCCGCTGGCCGCGGTGCCACCGGCCGGGTCCGGCACGAACATGGTGTTCCGGCCGCACGTGATCGAGCGGATCGGCGGCTGGGACGTGGCGCTCGGCGCCGGCACCCCGGCCCGGCGCGCGGCCGAGACGCTCGCGTTCGCGCAGGTGCGGCTGCACGGCGGCACCATCGCGTACGAGCCGTCCGTGCTGGTCCGCGCCCGGCACCACCGTGACCTGGACGGCCTGCGCGAGCAGCTGGCCGGGCACGGCACCGGGGTGGCCGCGGTCTACACCGCGCTGGTGATGGCCGACCCGCTGCTGGCGCTGCCGGTGCTCGGCCAGGTGCGCCGGAGCCTGCGCGGCCCGGCGCTGCCCACGGACGCTCCGGCCGCGCTGCGCGGTGCGCACCGGGCCGGGGTGCTGGCCGGACCGCGCGCCTACCTCACCGGCCTGCGCGACGAGCGCCGCCGCCGGCTCGCCGAGCGCACCTACCCAGCCGTCCCGTGA
- a CDS encoding aldo/keto reductase: protein MTVPTVTLPLPDGSAAEMPMVGFGTWRMRGQQAYDATRAALDAGYRHIDTATMYGNEAEVGRALRDSGVPREDVFITTKLLAEDAGREKRALTDSLRHLGVQQVDLWLIHWPPGGLAAPEVWRELISAQDSGFVRSIGVSNYAPEQIDELVAATGRPPVVDQIPWSPARHDAPLLADLRSRNVVVEGYSLIKRTPMDSPVLAEIAGRHGRTPAQVVLRWHLQHDIVIIPKSVRADRIAENLDLFGFTLTDDEMHTLDRL from the coding sequence ATGACGGTTCCCACGGTCACACTTCCGCTACCGGACGGTTCGGCCGCCGAGATGCCGATGGTCGGCTTCGGCACCTGGCGGATGCGGGGTCAGCAGGCCTACGACGCGACCCGCGCCGCGCTCGACGCCGGTTACCGGCACATCGACACCGCGACCATGTACGGCAACGAGGCCGAGGTCGGCCGCGCGCTCCGGGACAGCGGCGTGCCCCGGGAGGACGTCTTCATCACCACCAAACTGCTGGCCGAGGACGCGGGCCGGGAGAAGCGGGCGCTCACCGACAGCCTGCGTCACCTCGGCGTGCAGCAGGTCGACCTGTGGCTGATCCACTGGCCGCCCGGCGGGCTGGCCGCGCCCGAGGTGTGGCGCGAGCTGATCAGTGCGCAGGACAGCGGCTTCGTCCGGTCGATCGGCGTCAGCAACTACGCGCCGGAGCAGATCGACGAGCTGGTCGCGGCGACCGGGCGGCCGCCGGTGGTGGACCAGATCCCGTGGAGCCCGGCCCGGCACGACGCGCCGCTGCTGGCCGACCTGCGCTCGCGCAACGTGGTGGTCGAGGGCTACAGCCTGATCAAGCGCACGCCGATGGACTCGCCGGTGCTGGCCGAGATCGCCGGGCGGCACGGGCGGACGCCGGCGCAGGTGGTGCTGCGCTGGCACCTCCAGCACGACATCGTGATCATCCCGAAGTCGGTGCGCGCGGACCGGATCGCGGAGAACCTCGACCTCTTCGGCTTCACGCTCACCGACGACGAGATGCACACGCTCGACCGCCTCTGA
- a CDS encoding serine hydrolase domain-containing protein: protein MTIRAKIIAAAIMLLTVLVVAISAAVTTRAPSPVAQVTTAAPAPAPVPREAPAAQDVPETDAAFQRSLNALISTDGFPGVLASVEDPGGDARDYTAGAGDVATGEAPPTNGYVRIGSNTKTFVAVVVLQMVSEGQVGLDRSIQTYLPGVVPGGKNITVRQLLQHTSGLANYTDHMRDEDFDEGRHLYRSPRSLLDIAFSKPPTFPPGKGWRYSNTGYVVLGLMIERLSGRTVGEEITTRVINRLGLRETYFPAGDDETLRAPHPRAYEDDPRDDVTVSDPSWAWAAGAMIATPRDLNAFFRALLFESRLLGPAELAEMRRTVDTGDQMWPGVRYGLGLTRTPLRCGDAYWGHGGDVPGFETRGGVRDDGRTVTVAVTSGPSGRAAHLHVVAAVETAFCG from the coding sequence ATGACCATCCGCGCGAAGATCATCGCCGCGGCGATCATGCTGCTCACCGTCCTGGTCGTCGCGATCTCGGCCGCCGTGACCACCCGGGCTCCGTCCCCGGTCGCCCAGGTCACGACTGCGGCACCGGCGCCGGCGCCGGTCCCCCGGGAGGCACCGGCCGCCCAGGACGTGCCGGAGACCGACGCGGCCTTCCAGCGCAGCCTGAACGCTCTGATCAGCACGGACGGATTCCCCGGTGTGCTCGCGTCCGTCGAGGACCCGGGCGGCGACGCCCGCGACTACACCGCGGGCGCCGGGGACGTGGCCACCGGCGAGGCACCGCCCACCAACGGCTACGTCCGGATCGGCAGCAACACGAAGACGTTCGTGGCCGTGGTCGTGCTGCAGATGGTCTCGGAGGGCCAGGTCGGGCTGGACCGGTCGATCCAGACGTACCTGCCGGGCGTGGTGCCGGGCGGCAAGAACATCACGGTGCGGCAGCTGCTGCAGCACACCAGCGGCCTGGCGAACTACACCGACCACATGCGGGACGAGGACTTCGACGAGGGCCGGCACCTCTACCGCAGCCCGCGGTCCCTGCTGGACATCGCGTTCTCGAAGCCGCCGACGTTTCCGCCCGGGAAGGGCTGGCGCTACAGCAACACGGGGTACGTCGTGCTCGGCCTGATGATCGAACGGCTCTCCGGCCGGACGGTCGGGGAGGAGATCACCACGCGCGTGATCAACCGGCTGGGGCTGCGCGAGACGTACTTCCCGGCGGGCGACGACGAGACGCTGCGCGCGCCGCACCCCCGGGCGTACGAGGACGACCCGCGCGACGACGTCACGGTCTCGGACCCGTCCTGGGCGTGGGCGGCCGGCGCGATGATCGCCACCCCCCGCGACCTGAACGCGTTCTTCCGCGCGCTGCTCTTCGAGAGCCGGCTGCTCGGCCCGGCCGAGCTGGCCGAGATGCGCAGGACCGTGGACACCGGCGACCAGATGTGGCCCGGCGTGCGGTACGGACTCGGCCTCACCCGCACGCCGCTGCGGTGCGGCGACGCCTACTGGGGACACGGCGGCGACGTGCCCGGCTTCGAGACCCGCGGCGGCGTCCGCGACGACGGCCGCACCGTCACGGTCGCGGTCACCTCCGGCCCGTCCGGCCGTGCCGCGCACCTGCACGTGGTCGCCGCGGTCGAGACCGCGTTCTGCGGGTGA
- a CDS encoding NAD(P)/FAD-dependent oxidoreductase yields MERKRDVSKPAKAIVIGAGIAGLCAARALAARFAEVTVLDRDRLPDEPSIRRGTPQSAHAHGLLIAGRRALEELFPGLGDELIAAGAVPLDSAGDMLIHREGRFWPRFPVGLDILSVSRPLLEFSLRRRVLALPGVSVRDQTAVAGLLPAAAGAGGVRLDTGEQLPAELVVDCSGRGTRSDRWLAELGGYPAPVREEVSIDTEYATRVYPRSPGDFGGAKAVLISPLAPEEKVAGIAWPLEGDRWIISVAGVHNSLGSYEDSIGKLPVSLLADFIARSEPLSGTTSYKYPASRRRRFDKLRKPPSGYVAAGDAFCSFNPVYGQGMACAALHALALGRLLDRRPEATSGFAREFYAEIARITAAPWQFATGADLAYPETVGRRPRTGALTRPYLERLTLASITVPEVRRVWLEVQHLLRPPTDLVRPGVVLRVLRGGR; encoded by the coding sequence ATGGAGAGGAAGCGCGACGTGTCGAAGCCGGCGAAGGCCATCGTCATCGGAGCCGGCATCGCCGGCCTCTGCGCGGCCCGTGCGCTCGCCGCACGCTTCGCGGAGGTGACCGTGCTCGACCGGGACCGCCTCCCGGACGAGCCCTCGATCCGCCGGGGCACCCCGCAGTCCGCGCACGCGCACGGCCTGCTCATCGCCGGCCGGCGCGCGCTGGAGGAGCTGTTCCCCGGGCTGGGCGACGAGCTGATCGCGGCGGGCGCGGTCCCGCTCGACTCGGCCGGCGACATGCTGATCCACCGCGAGGGGCGGTTCTGGCCGCGTTTCCCGGTCGGGCTGGACATCCTCTCGGTCAGCCGCCCGCTGCTGGAGTTCTCGCTCCGGCGGCGCGTGCTCGCGCTGCCCGGCGTCTCCGTGCGCGACCAGACCGCGGTCGCCGGCCTGCTGCCCGCGGCCGCCGGTGCGGGCGGGGTCCGGCTCGACACCGGCGAGCAGTTGCCCGCGGAGCTGGTGGTGGACTGCTCGGGCCGCGGCACGCGCTCCGACCGCTGGCTCGCGGAGCTGGGCGGCTACCCGGCGCCGGTCCGCGAGGAGGTCTCGATCGACACGGAGTACGCCACACGCGTCTACCCGCGCTCCCCCGGCGACTTCGGCGGCGCCAAGGCGGTGCTGATCTCCCCGCTCGCGCCGGAGGAGAAGGTGGCCGGCATCGCCTGGCCGCTGGAGGGCGACCGGTGGATCATTTCCGTCGCTGGCGTGCACAACTCCCTCGGTTCCTATGAGGACAGCATCGGGAAGCTGCCGGTCTCGCTGCTCGCCGATTTCATCGCCCGGTCGGAGCCGCTGTCCGGCACGACCTCGTACAAATATCCGGCGAGCCGGCGCCGCCGTTTCGACAAACTGCGAAAACCGCCTTCGGGGTACGTGGCCGCGGGCGACGCGTTCTGCAGCTTCAACCCGGTCTACGGCCAGGGCATGGCGTGCGCGGCGCTGCACGCGCTCGCGCTCGGCAGGCTGCTCGACCGGCGTCCGGAGGCGACGTCCGGGTTCGCCCGCGAGTTCTACGCGGAGATCGCACGGATCACCGCGGCGCCGTGGCAGTTCGCGACCGGCGCCGACCTGGCCTACCCGGAGACCGTCGGCCGTCGGCCGCGCACGGGCGCGCTGACCCGGCCGTACCTCGAACGGCTCACGCTGGCCTCGATCACGGTGCCGGAGGTGCGCCGCGTCTGGCTGGAGGTGCAGCACCTGCTGCGCCCGCCGACCGATCTGGTGCGGCCCGGCGTGGTGCTGCGGGTGCTGCGCGGCGGGAGGTGA
- a CDS encoding LLM class F420-dependent oxidoreductase: protein MKLGLHISDFTWGLSADQLAPALARIARDADEAGFDRVSVMDHVWQIAVHGPPEHEMLEAYTTLGFLAAHTSRVKLLTLVTGVVYREPGLLAKIVTTLDVLSQGRAMLGIGAAWNEDESRGLGLFFPPMKERFERLEEALVICRQMFDGPEGAHAGKHYTLGRTLNNPRPVSPRVPILIGGSGEKKTLRFVAKYADSCNLFAGPDIAHKLEVLKQHCAEVGRDYDEIEKTVVYRYGTVTDGARVDQVLEELAGLRALGFSVAHGGVKNLADPATLATFRDRIIPEAAKL from the coding sequence GTGAAACTCGGCCTGCACATCTCCGACTTCACCTGGGGTCTCAGCGCGGATCAGCTCGCGCCGGCACTCGCCCGGATCGCCCGGGACGCCGACGAGGCCGGGTTCGACCGGGTCAGCGTCATGGATCACGTCTGGCAGATCGCGGTGCACGGGCCGCCTGAGCACGAGATGCTGGAGGCCTACACCACGCTCGGCTTCCTGGCCGCGCACACCAGCCGGGTCAAGCTGCTGACGCTGGTCACCGGCGTGGTCTACCGCGAGCCCGGCCTGCTCGCCAAGATCGTCACCACGCTCGACGTGCTCTCCCAGGGCCGCGCCATGCTCGGCATCGGCGCCGCCTGGAACGAGGACGAGTCGCGCGGCCTCGGCCTGTTCTTCCCGCCGATGAAGGAGCGCTTCGAGCGGCTGGAGGAGGCGCTCGTCATCTGCCGGCAGATGTTCGACGGGCCGGAGGGCGCGCACGCCGGCAAGCACTACACGCTGGGGCGCACGCTCAACAACCCGCGCCCGGTCAGCCCACGGGTGCCGATCCTGATCGGCGGCAGCGGCGAGAAGAAGACGCTACGGTTCGTCGCGAAGTACGCGGACTCCTGCAACCTGTTCGCCGGGCCGGACATCGCGCACAAGCTCGAGGTGCTCAAGCAGCACTGCGCGGAGGTCGGCCGCGACTACGACGAGATCGAGAAGACCGTCGTCTACCGGTACGGCACGGTCACGGACGGCGCGCGTGTCGACCAGGTCCTGGAGGAGTTGGCCGGGCTGCGCGCGTTGGGCTTCTCGGTCGCGCACGGCGGCGTGAAGAACCTGGCCGACCCGGCGACGCTCGCGACCTTCCGCGACCGGATCATTCCGGAGGCGGCCAAGCTCTGA
- a CDS encoding serine hydrolase, whose amino-acid sequence MPRIPFPSALLTAAVVAVVTGSVLSLPAPPGDGTPAAEAEVVAQADPRAEARRAWDVRAAALTAALAAEDAGVAVIDNSTGFTFGHLGDVAFESASVAKVGILAAVLLLAQDQDRELTATETRLATRMIGVSDNDAASTLYAEIGAVAGLGAATARLGLTDTVPDESWGLTRTTPDDQARLVSALLMPDGAFSAYSRQVAEDLMTSIDPDQDWGVGAAAAPGERVALKNGWLSRDTEDGTWIANSVGRITGASADLTLVVLSHGNAGYQTGVDRVERLATLTRATLAL is encoded by the coding sequence ATGCCACGGATTCCCTTCCCGTCAGCCCTGCTCACGGCGGCCGTCGTGGCCGTCGTCACGGGATCGGTGCTCAGCCTTCCGGCGCCGCCCGGCGATGGGACTCCCGCAGCCGAGGCCGAGGTCGTGGCGCAGGCCGATCCGCGGGCGGAGGCGCGGCGAGCGTGGGACGTGCGGGCGGCGGCGCTGACCGCGGCGCTGGCGGCGGAGGATGCGGGCGTCGCGGTGATCGACAACAGCACCGGCTTCACGTTCGGCCACCTCGGCGACGTCGCGTTCGAGTCGGCCAGCGTGGCGAAGGTCGGCATCCTGGCCGCGGTGCTGCTGCTCGCGCAGGACCAGGACCGGGAGCTGACCGCGACGGAGACCCGGCTGGCCACGCGGATGATCGGGGTCAGCGACAACGACGCGGCCAGCACGCTCTACGCCGAGATCGGCGCGGTTGCCGGGCTGGGTGCCGCGACCGCGCGGCTGGGGCTGACCGACACCGTGCCGGACGAGAGCTGGGGGCTGACCCGGACCACGCCGGACGACCAGGCTCGCCTGGTCAGCGCGCTGCTGATGCCGGACGGCGCGTTCAGTGCGTACTCCCGGCAGGTCGCGGAGGATCTGATGACCTCGATCGACCCGGACCAGGACTGGGGTGTCGGTGCGGCGGCGGCGCCGGGCGAGCGGGTCGCGCTGAAGAACGGCTGGCTGAGCCGGGACACCGAGGACGGCACCTGGATCGCCAACAGCGTCGGCCGGATCACCGGCGCCTCCGCGGACCTGACGCTGGTGGTGCTGTCGCACGGCAACGCCGGCTACCAGACCGGCGTCGACCGGGTGGAGAGGCTCGCCACGCTGACCCGTGCCACGCTGGCCCTCTAG
- the pcaF gene encoding 3-oxoadipyl-CoA thiolase, whose amino-acid sequence MTEAYIVGGVRTPIGRYAGALAPVRPDDLAAHVIRELLRRLSISAPDEIDDVVFGCANQAGEDNRNVARMGALLAGLPVEVPGTTINRLCGSGLDAVAYAARAIRSGEADLLVAGGVESMSRAPFVLPKAETPFGRSAEIADTTLGWRLVNPLMEKQYGIDSMGGTAENVAEDYRVTREDQDAFALRSQQRAAAAQASGRLAEEIVPVPVPVRRAEPIVVEADEHPRETSAERLAKLPTPFRAGGTVTAGNAAGVNDGAAALLIASGAAVEQHGLTPLARITGAATAGVPPRIMGIGPVPATRKLLGRAGLGVADLDLIELNEAFAAQALAVLRELGLPDDATHVNPNGGAIALGHPLGMSGARLALTAALELSRRDAHRALATMCIGVGQGISLLLEAP is encoded by the coding sequence ATGACGGAGGCGTACATCGTCGGCGGCGTGCGAACCCCGATCGGGCGCTACGCCGGGGCGCTCGCCCCGGTCCGGCCCGACGACCTGGCCGCCCACGTCATCCGTGAGCTGCTGCGGCGCCTTTCCATATCGGCGCCGGACGAGATCGACGACGTGGTGTTCGGCTGCGCCAACCAGGCCGGCGAGGACAACCGCAACGTGGCCCGGATGGGCGCACTGCTGGCCGGGCTCCCGGTCGAGGTGCCCGGCACCACGATCAACCGGCTCTGCGGCTCCGGCCTGGACGCGGTCGCCTACGCGGCCCGCGCGATCCGGTCCGGCGAGGCCGACCTGCTCGTGGCCGGCGGCGTGGAGAGCATGAGCCGGGCGCCGTTCGTGCTGCCCAAGGCGGAGACGCCGTTCGGCCGGAGCGCGGAGATCGCGGACACCACGCTCGGCTGGCGGCTGGTCAACCCGCTGATGGAGAAGCAATACGGCATCGACTCGATGGGCGGCACCGCGGAGAACGTCGCGGAGGACTACCGGGTCACCCGCGAGGACCAGGACGCGTTCGCGCTGCGCTCCCAGCAGCGGGCCGCGGCCGCGCAGGCGAGCGGCCGGCTCGCGGAGGAGATCGTCCCGGTCCCGGTGCCGGTCAGGCGCGCCGAGCCGATCGTGGTGGAGGCGGACGAGCACCCGCGGGAGACCAGCGCGGAGCGGCTGGCGAAGCTGCCCACGCCGTTCCGGGCCGGCGGCACGGTCACGGCCGGCAACGCCGCGGGCGTCAACGACGGCGCGGCCGCGCTGCTGATCGCGAGCGGCGCCGCGGTGGAACAGCACGGTCTCACGCCGCTGGCCCGGATCACCGGCGCGGCCACCGCCGGCGTACCCCCGCGGATCATGGGTATCGGTCCTGTTCCCGCCACCCGCAAGCTGCTCGGCCGCGCCGGGCTGGGCGTGGCCGACCTGGACCTGATAGAGCTGAACGAGGCGTTCGCCGCGCAGGCGCTCGCCGTGCTCCGCGAACTGGGCCTCCCGGACGACGCCACGCACGTCAACCCGAACGGCGGCGCGATCGCGCTCGGCCACCCGCTCGGCATGAGCGGCGCCCGCCTCGCGCTGACCGCCGCGCTCGAACTCTCCCGCCGCGACGCCCACCGCGCGCTGGCCACCATGTGCATCGGCGTCGGCCAGGGAATCAGCCTCCTGCTCGAGGCACCCTAG
- a CDS encoding M20/M25/M40 family metallo-hydrolase, producing MGIDSGGVGRRAVLTAAAAAPVVALPAAASAAPVVTGPGRPVTTQPPGAELRRALREVSPARIEAIVRKLASFGTRHTLSVQDDPARGIGAARDWIFEELSRYAAASGGRMTVQKQSYTQQPANRIPAPTVITNVLATLRGDDEPDRVYVVSGHYDSRVTDVMNATADAPGADDDASGVAVAMELARVFATRRFRATIVFAAVAGEEQGLYGAAHMAAQFKAAAADVQGMFTDDIVGAPNEPGGAHTVRLFAEGVPSSETPAQAATRQSVGGENDSPARQLARFASATGANAATGMDIRVVYRRDRYLRGGDQIPFLQQGYPAARFTEPREDFAHQHQDVRVVDGVQYGDLPEFCDFPYIARVARVNGAVLWSLARAPGTPKGATIVTSDLTNDTTLRWQPGAPAYEVLWRETTDPDWTHAIPVGAATTATVRLSKDNVFFGIRALDPTTGLRSPAAFPVPGS from the coding sequence ATGGGCATCGATTCCGGCGGTGTCGGCCGCCGCGCCGTACTGACCGCCGCCGCGGCCGCCCCGGTGGTCGCCCTCCCCGCTGCCGCCTCCGCGGCCCCGGTCGTGACCGGACCCGGCCGGCCGGTCACGACACAGCCGCCGGGCGCGGAGCTGCGGCGCGCGCTGCGTGAGGTGTCGCCGGCCCGGATCGAGGCGATCGTGCGCAAGCTCGCCTCGTTCGGCACCCGGCACACGCTCTCCGTCCAGGACGACCCGGCCCGTGGCATCGGCGCGGCCCGCGACTGGATCTTCGAGGAGCTCAGCCGTTACGCCGCGGCCTCCGGCGGCCGGATGACCGTGCAAAAACAGTCCTACACGCAACAGCCGGCCAACCGGATCCCGGCGCCCACGGTCATCACGAACGTGCTGGCCACGCTGCGCGGCGACGACGAGCCGGACCGCGTCTACGTCGTCTCCGGCCACTACGACTCGCGCGTCACCGACGTCATGAACGCGACCGCGGACGCGCCCGGCGCCGACGACGACGCGTCCGGCGTCGCGGTCGCGATGGAGCTGGCCCGGGTCTTCGCCACCCGCCGGTTCAGGGCCACGATCGTCTTCGCGGCCGTGGCCGGCGAGGAGCAGGGCCTCTACGGCGCCGCCCACATGGCCGCGCAGTTCAAGGCGGCCGCCGCCGACGTGCAGGGCATGTTCACCGACGACATCGTCGGTGCGCCGAACGAGCCGGGCGGCGCGCACACCGTGCGGCTCTTCGCCGAGGGCGTGCCGAGCTCGGAGACGCCCGCGCAGGCCGCCACCCGCCAGTCCGTCGGCGGCGAGAACGACTCACCGGCCCGCCAGCTCGCCCGTTTCGCGTCCGCCACCGGCGCGAACGCGGCCACCGGCATGGACATCCGGGTCGTCTACCGCCGCGATCGCTACCTGCGCGGCGGCGACCAGATCCCGTTCCTGCAGCAGGGTTACCCCGCGGCTCGCTTCACCGAGCCGCGCGAGGACTTCGCCCACCAGCACCAGGACGTCCGGGTGGTCGACGGCGTGCAGTACGGCGACCTGCCCGAGTTCTGCGACTTCCCCTACATCGCGCGCGTCGCGCGGGTCAACGGCGCCGTGCTCTGGTCGCTGGCTCGGGCGCCCGGCACCCCGAAGGGCGCCACCATCGTCACGTCCGACCTCACCAACGACACCACGCTCCGCTGGCAGCCCGGCGCCCCCGCCTACGAGGTCCTCTGGCGCGAGACCACCGACCCCGACTGGACCCACGCCATCCCGGTCGGCGCCGCCACCACCGCCACCGTCCGCCTCTCCAAGGACAACGTCTTCTTCGGCATCCGCGCCCTCGACCCCACCACCGGCCTCCGCAGCCCGGCCGCCTTCCCGGTCCCGGGCAGCTGA